One bacterium genomic window, GATTGGCCCAGGTAGACCGTTCCCAGCTGCCGGTTGATCCATTTGCCGTCGGCCGCGCGGAAGACCGTGGGTTCGGTGGTATCGTTGCCGTCATAATCGCCGGGGACGGGGACGTCGCCGGACTGCCCGAAATAGAACCGGCTCAGCCCGCGGACCAGCCACTGGGCGGTGGAGGGGCGGAAGACGGCGATGTCGTCGGTGCCGTCGCCGTTGTAGTCGCCGTCGCCGATGACGTAGCGGGTGCCGCTCCCCCCGGGGAAGGAGACGTCATAGACCGCCCAGAAGAACGCGTAGTAGGAAGCCCCGTCCCAGTAGGTGTCCGAATAGTTCATGTCCATGTCGATCTGGAAGATACCGTTGGGCCGGAGCCCCCCGGCCGTGCTCCAGGAGTTGAGCATGATCCAGGTGGGGTTGGCCGGGTCCCGGTCGTCGTAGCCCACGCAGAGGACGGCGTGGCCCCAGCCGTTGGACCAGGAATGCCCGTTGACGTAATCGAGGTTGAGGTAGTAGTTCTCGGTGTAGTTGTCCCAGAAGTTGTCGAAGGTGTCGCCGTCGGCGGAGGTGGGCATGAAAAAGGCGAACCAGACCGCCTTGCCCTGGTGGAGCTGGTTCTTGATGTTGGCGATGGCCGTGGCTTGGCTCACCCCGTGCGTGGTCAGGTAGCCGGAGCTGCAGGAGGTGATTTCGTGCCGGGGGGTTTTGGCGATGGCGGCGCAGCCGACCGCGGGGCTGCCGGTCGAACAGTTACGCCCGCTGTCGGCGAAAGAGGCATTGGAGTTCGACCAGGGCAGGCAGTATCCGACCGCGTCGAAGAAATCGGCCAGATCCTCGGCCCAGCCGCCGCAGCAGGGGTATTGGCCGTATCCGTTGGTGCCGCAGGAGTTGAGGTGCTGGACGGAAAGGCGGTCCTTGGTCCCGGTCAGACGCTCCAGTTCGATGGCCAGGCACCCGACCCCGGCCCAGACCCAGCAGTCGCCGCAGGCGCCCTGGTAACGGGTGGAGGGGACGTAGCTGAGGTTGCCCAGGAGGCTGTAGTAGCTGCCCTGGCGGGGAAGGGTGAGCGAGGGGTCGGACCAGGCCCGCTTTCCGGTCTTTTCCCGGGTGCACCAATCGCGGCGGAGGGCGGGGTCCGGCCGCATCACGCCCAGATCGCCGGTTCCGCTCCGGGGAGTTCCCCGGAGTTGCTCGATGTCGACTTCCCGGAGCGGGGCGGGACGGGATATGGGCGCCGTCGCCAGAAGCAGTACCGTCGCCGATCCCCAAACCAGAGTCTTCATATCGTCCTCCCTCCCCCGAAGGGGATTGCTCGCGCGTGAAGCGGCGGAGCGCCGCGCATCACTTGACTACCGGGGTGTCCCCGGTCTGTCCGAAATATACCCGGGTCTGGTGGCGTATCGCCCAGAGGCCGACCGATTCCCGGAAGATGCCGATCCCGGCGGATCCGCCGCCCTCGTAGAAAGCCGGAAGCGGCGTGTCGGCGTTCTGGCCGTAGTAGATGCGGGGGCCGTTGAGCAGCGCCCAGAGGCCGGTGGAGGGCCGGAAGATCCCGGGCATTCCCCCCCCGCCGTCGTAGGCGGCGGGAACGGGGATGTCTCCGGCCTGCCCGAAGTAGACGTAACTGTAGGCCCGAGCCTTCCAGAGCCCGTTGGCGGGGCGGAAGATGGCGACGTTGGTACTGCCGTCGGCGGTGTAGTCGGCCGGTACCGGATAATCGCCCGCCGTCCCGTAATAGATCCGGGTCAGGCCCCGGACCGCCCAGAGCCGGGAACTGTTGCGGAAGATGGCGCAGTCGGCGGTGCCGTCGCCGCTGAAATCGGCGGGGATGGGGGTGTCCCCGGAATTTCCGAAGTAGACTCGAGACCAGTTGCGGATCGCCCAGAGTGAGGAAGCGGGGCGGAAGACGGCAATGTCGGTGGTGCCGTCGCCGTTGTAATCGCCGGGGGCGGCGGTGTCGGCGCTCTGACCGAAATAGACCCGGGTCAGGCCCCGGACCAGCCAGAGGCCGGCTCCGGACCGGAAGAGGGCGATGTCGCTGGTCCCGTCGCCGTTATAGTCGTAGATCCAGCGCTGGGGCGGTCGGACCCGGAGCCGGTAGACGCTCCCGTTCTGGGCTCCCGCCCAGATCTCGCCGGTGCCCGCGGTCCTGATGGCGGAGATGTCGATGCTCCCGACAATATGGGTCTGAACGGCCCAGTGCACGCCGTTATAGAAGAGAATATCCCCGTTGCTGCTGCCGGCCCAGACCTTGTCGTTCTGGAGCCCCACGGCGACGGAGGAGACGGTGGGGTTGCCGATGTCGGTGAAGAGAGACCATTCGTTGCCGTCGTACTGCAGGATCGTTCCGGCGTAGCCGGAGGCGGCCGCGGCTTCCTCCCCGCCGCTGGCGACGTCGTAAAGACAAATTTGAACGGTCGTTTCCACTTCCCAGGCGACTCCGTCCCAGTGCAGGATCCAGGTGGGGGGATTTCCGGAAACCACCCCCGCCACCGCCCAGGCATCATGGAAACTGCTGCCGGCCATGCCCCGGACCCAGACGCCCGAACCCAGGCTGGTCTGGAGCTGCCAGGTCGCGCCCTCGTCGCCGGAAGCGTAAATATTCCCATCGCTTCCCCCCACCCAGACGTGGTAGGAGTCGGGCGAATACGCCGAATAAAGGTATTGGTGACTGCCCCCGATCAGGACGGTCTGCAGGGCCCAGGACGTCCCGTTGTAGTGAAAGATGGTGCCTTGGGCCGGAAACGTGTTGTAATTACCCACCGCCCAGACGTCCTCGCCTTCGGGGTAGACGAACATTCCCCGGAATTCCCCGGTATGAGAACTGAACACGGACGTCTGTAGCGTCCAGGCCGAGCCGTTGTAGTAAAATACCTTTCCCTGTCTGCTTTGCCCCGACGGCACCGCCCAGACTTCCCCGGTCTCGTTGCCTCCCACGCCCGTGATCGTGCCTTCTCCCAGAGCGGTGGAGAGTTCCCATTCCTGCCCCGGTGCCGTCACCGGCCCGGCGAGACTCAAAATCAGTATCGACGCCAGTATTTTACCCGACA contains:
- a CDS encoding C1 family peptidase, translated to MKTLVWGSATVLLLATAPISRPAPLREVDIEQLRGTPRSGTGDLGVMRPDPALRRDWCTREKTGKRAWSDPSLTLPRQGSYYSLLGNLSYVPSTRYQGACGDCWVWAGVGCLAIELERLTGTKDRLSVQHLNSCGTNGYGQYPCCGGWAEDLADFFDAVGYCLPWSNSNASFADSGRNCSTGSPAVGCAAIAKTPRHEITSCSSGYLTTHGVSQATAIANIKNQLHQGKAVWFAFFMPTSADGDTFDNFWDNYTENYYLNLDYVNGHSWSNGWGHAVLCVGYDDRDPANPTWIMLNSWSTAGGLRPNGIFQIDMDMNYSDTYWDGASYYAFFWAVYDVSFPGGSGTRYVIGDGDYNGDGTDDIAVFRPSTAQWLVRGLSRFYFGQSGDVPVPGDYDGNDTTEPTVFRAADGKWINRQLGTVYLGQSGDTPVPAYWTGDLGACRIGIFRPSNGKWVWSAISGLSPVYYGGSSDLPVPGDYNGDGTDDVAVFRSSTAQWLVRGRTRFYYGNSGDFPVVADFWPGGSDNPGVFRAADGKWMIRSYTRFYYGRSGDTPVPANFNGSLGDEYCVFRPSSGQWLIRFLSRPYYGASGDIPVTR